The Trichomycterus rosablanca isolate fTriRos1 chromosome 22, fTriRos1.hap1, whole genome shotgun sequence genome has a window encoding:
- the LOC134300129 gene encoding large ribosomal subunit protein uL3-like: MSHRKFQAPRHGHMGFLPHKRSKRHRGKIRSWPKDDPKQPVHLTAFLGYKAGMTHTLREVQRTGMKISKREEVEAVTIIETPPVIVVGVVGYISTVKGLRSFKTIFAEHISDECKRRFYKNWYKCKKKAFTKYSKKWQDEPGKKQLEKDFSLMKKYCSVIRVIVHSQMRLLTLRQKKAHIMEVQLNGGTVAEKVDWVREKLEQPVPVSSVFYQDEMIDVIGVTKGHGMRGVTSRWHTKKLPRKTHKGLRKVACIGAWHPARVGFTVARAGQKGYNHRTELNKKIYRIGKGVHVQEGKVVCNNASTSYDTTQKSITPLGGFPQYGEVNNDFVMVKGCVIGTKKRVLTLRKSLLVQTSRKTREKIELKFIDTTSKFGHGRFQTAQEKFAFMGPQKKHLLKKAEPAEETL, translated from the exons ATG TCTCACCGCAAATTCCAAGCCCCTCGCCATGGGCACATGGGCTTTCTGCCCCACAAGCGAAGTAAGAGACATCGTGGCAAGATCAGAAGTTGGCCCAAAGATGATCCAAAACAGCCAGTCCACCTCACAGCTTTCCTGGGATACAAGGCTGGTATGACCCATACGCTGAGAGAGGTGCAGCGCACTGGCATGA AGATATCAAAGCGAGAAGAGGTGGAGGCTGTGACTATTATTGAGACTCCGCCTGTCATTGTGGTGGGTGTAGTAGGGTACATCAGCACTGTGAAAGGTCTCCGCTCATTCAAGACCATCTTTGCTGAGCACATTAGTGATGAGTGCAAACGTCGATTCTACAAAAACTG GTATAAGTGCAAGAAAAAGGCCTTCACCAAGTACAGCAAGAAGTGGCAGGATGAACCAGGCAAGAAGCAGCTGGAGAAGGACTTTTCTCTGATGAAGAAGTACTGCTCTGTGATTCGTGTTATCGTTCATTCTCAG ATGCGCTTGTTAACCCTGCGCCAGAAGAAAGCTCACATCATGGAAGTGCAGCTAAACGGAGGCACTGTGGCTGAGAAGGTAGACTGGGTGAGGGAGAAGCTAGAGCAGCCTGTACCTGTTTCTTCTGTCTTCTACCAGGATGAGATGATTGATGTCATTGGGGTCACCAAGGGCCATGGCATGAGGG GTGTGACAAGTCGCTGGCACACCAAGAAGCTGCCAAGAAAAACTCATAAAGGCCTGAGGAAGGTGGCCTGCATCGGAGCCTGGCATCCAGCCCGTGTGGGCTTTACTGTGGCCCGTGCTGGCCAGAAGGGATACAACCACCGGACAGAGCTTAACAAAAAG ATCTACCGTATTGGGAAAGGGGTTCATGTCCAAGAAGGAAAAGTAGTTTGCAACAATGCCTCCACTAGTTATGATACAACTCAGAAGTCCATCACTCCACTG GGAGGCTTCCCTCAGTACGGTGAGGTGAACAATGACTTTGTGATGGTCAAGGGCTGTGTAATTGGGACAAAGAAAAGAGTTCTTACTCTTAGAAAG TCCCTGCTTGTGCAAACCTCACGCAAGACCAGAGAAAAAATTGAGCTTAAATTCATTGACACCACCTCCAAGTTTGGACATGGCCGCTTCCAGACAGCTCAGGAGAAGTTTGCCTTTATG GGCCCTCAGAAGAAACACCTGTTAAAGAAAGCTGAGCCTGCTGAGGAGACTCTGTGA